A window from Azoarcus sp. DD4 encodes these proteins:
- the tcuA gene encoding FAD-dependent tricarballylate dehydrogenase TcuA gives MKQDTSSTPDVLVIGGGNAALCAALTAREAGASVLLLEAAPREWRGGNSSHTRNLRCMHDAPQDVLTEAYPEEEFWQDLKKVTGGRTNERLARLAIRESSRCRDWMRKHGVHFQPSLSGTLHLSRTNAFFMGGGKALVNAYYRSAEALGVRIRYEAPVDRLEVVDGEFRAAWVGEERIAARACVLASGGFESNREWLREAWGQNADGEWPADNFAIRGTRFNRGVLLKAMMDSGADTIGDPSQSHCVAVDARAPLYDGGICTRIDCVSLGIVVNQHAQRFYDEGEDFWPKRYAIWGRLVAQQPGQIGFSVIDSKAVGRFMPPVFPGAKADTLEGLAHQLGLDEQAFVRTVRDYNAACRVGTFDHTVLDDCHTKGVTPAKTHWALPLDTAPFYGYALKPGITFTYLGLKVDERAAAHFTGEPSRNLFVAGEMMAGNVLGQGYTAGVGMTIGTVFGRIAGASAAAAARNEGVEHAAA, from the coding sequence ATGAAACAAGATACCTCGAGCACCCCCGACGTGCTCGTCATCGGCGGCGGCAATGCGGCATTGTGCGCGGCGCTGACCGCCCGCGAGGCGGGCGCTTCCGTGCTGCTGCTGGAAGCCGCGCCGCGCGAATGGCGCGGCGGCAACTCGAGCCACACGCGCAACCTGCGTTGCATGCACGACGCCCCGCAGGACGTCCTCACCGAGGCCTACCCTGAAGAAGAGTTCTGGCAGGATCTCAAAAAGGTGACTGGCGGCCGGACCAACGAGCGGCTCGCGCGGCTGGCGATCCGCGAGTCCTCGCGCTGCCGCGACTGGATGCGCAAACACGGCGTGCATTTCCAGCCCTCGCTATCGGGCACGCTGCATCTGTCGCGCACCAACGCCTTCTTCATGGGGGGCGGAAAGGCGCTTGTGAACGCCTATTACCGCAGCGCCGAAGCGCTCGGCGTGCGCATCCGCTACGAGGCGCCGGTCGATCGCCTCGAAGTGGTCGACGGCGAGTTCCGCGCCGCGTGGGTCGGTGAGGAACGCATCGCGGCGCGTGCCTGCGTGCTCGCCTCCGGCGGCTTCGAATCCAATCGGGAATGGCTGCGCGAAGCCTGGGGCCAGAACGCCGACGGCGAGTGGCCGGCGGACAACTTTGCGATCCGCGGCACGCGTTTCAATCGCGGGGTGCTGCTGAAAGCGATGATGGATTCGGGCGCCGACACGATCGGCGACCCCTCGCAATCGCACTGCGTCGCGGTCGACGCCCGTGCGCCGCTCTACGACGGCGGGATCTGCACGCGCATCGACTGCGTCTCCCTCGGCATCGTCGTCAACCAGCACGCGCAGCGCTTCTACGACGAGGGCGAGGACTTCTGGCCCAAGCGCTATGCAATCTGGGGACGGCTCGTCGCCCAGCAACCCGGCCAGATCGGATTCTCGGTCATCGATTCGAAAGCCGTTGGTCGCTTCATGCCCCCTGTGTTCCCCGGCGCGAAGGCCGACACCCTCGAAGGACTCGCCCATCAGCTCGGCCTCGACGAACAGGCCTTCGTACGCACGGTGCGCGACTACAACGCTGCGTGTCGCGTCGGCACCTTTGACCACACGGTGCTCGACGACTGCCATACGAAGGGCGTGACGCCGGCGAAGACCCACTGGGCGCTGCCGCTCGATACCGCCCCCTTCTACGGCTATGCGCTCAAGCCCGGCATCACCTTTACCTACCTCGGCCTGAAGGTCGATGAACGGGCCGCCGCGCACTTCACGGGTGAGCCCAGCCGCAATCTGTTTGTTGCCGGCGAAATGATGGCAGGCAATGTGCTCGGACAGGGTTACACGGCCGGCGTCGGCATGACGATCGGCACGGTATTCGGACGTATCGCCGGCGCTTCTGCGGCGGCGGCAGCCAGGAACGAAGGAGTCGAACATGCAGCAGCTTGA
- the tcuB gene encoding tricarballylate utilization 4Fe-4S protein TcuB: protein MQQLEALLREASDLAAGIVVPSAAEAEVERVMKICNACRYCEGFCAVFPAMTRRLEFNQADVHYLANLCHNCGACLHACQYAPPHEFAVNIPQAMARVRGQTYSDFAWPSSLGTLYRNNGLTVALALAVGLALFLAMALAENGTLFHAPLAGNFYAIFPHNLLVSMFGPVFLFVAVALGLGVAKFWRGISAGEPSAVAIAETAHDVLKLKYLDGGHGQGCPNEDDASTLARRRFHHLTFYGFMLCFAATGVATIYHYVFGWEAPYALTSLPVLLGTVGGIGLLIGPAGLLWLNVRRNSQHGDAAQKPMDRGFIALLLLTSATGLALLAGRDTSAMALLLAAHLGAVMALFLTMPYGKFAHGIYRTAALLKWAIEKRMPNPVGVGSE, encoded by the coding sequence ATGCAGCAGCTTGAAGCCCTGCTCCGCGAAGCGAGCGATCTCGCCGCGGGCATCGTCGTGCCCAGCGCCGCCGAAGCCGAAGTCGAACGCGTGATGAAGATATGCAATGCGTGCCGCTACTGCGAAGGTTTCTGCGCGGTTTTCCCGGCGATGACGCGCCGACTCGAATTCAATCAGGCCGACGTCCATTACCTCGCGAATCTCTGTCACAACTGCGGCGCCTGTCTGCACGCGTGCCAATACGCACCACCACATGAGTTCGCGGTCAACATCCCGCAGGCGATGGCCAGGGTCCGCGGGCAGACTTACTCGGATTTCGCGTGGCCGAGCAGTCTCGGGACGCTCTACCGCAACAACGGTCTAACGGTCGCGCTGGCGCTTGCAGTCGGCCTCGCGCTCTTCCTGGCGATGGCCCTGGCGGAAAATGGCACGCTGTTCCATGCCCCGCTCGCCGGCAACTTCTACGCGATCTTCCCACACAACCTGCTGGTGTCGATGTTCGGGCCGGTGTTCCTGTTTGTCGCGGTCGCGCTGGGTTTGGGCGTGGCGAAGTTCTGGCGCGGGATCTCGGCAGGAGAGCCCAGCGCCGTGGCGATCGCGGAGACGGCGCATGACGTGCTCAAGCTCAAGTATCTCGATGGTGGCCACGGCCAGGGTTGCCCGAATGAAGACGATGCAAGCACCCTTGCGCGGCGGCGCTTCCACCACCTGACCTTCTACGGCTTCATGCTGTGCTTCGCTGCGACGGGGGTGGCGACCATCTACCATTACGTCTTTGGGTGGGAGGCGCCGTATGCGCTTACGAGCCTGCCCGTGTTGCTCGGCACCGTGGGCGGTATCGGCCTGCTCATCGGCCCGGCAGGACTGCTTTGGTTGAATGTGCGGCGCAATTCGCAGCATGGGGACGCCGCACAGAAGCCGATGGACAGAGGATTCATCGCACTGCTTCTGCTGACCAGCGCGACAGGCCTGGCGCTGCTTGCCGGACGCGATACTTCGGCGATGGCACTGCTCCTTGCCGCGCATCTTGGCGCAGTGATGGCGCTGTTCCTGACCATGCCCTACGGCAAGTTCGCCCACGGCATCTATCGCACCGCCGCACTGCTGAAGTGGGCGATAGAAAAGCGGATGCCGAACCCGGTAGGCGTTGGCAGCGAATGA
- a CDS encoding MFS transporter: MSLEEPLRSAEGTAAISSRMSVRPWRALRHRSYRLFFCGQSVSLLGSWIQQVALGWLAYRLSGSAALLGVIAFLAQAPQLIAAPFAGILIDRSDPRRLMLAVQLLMLAQASFLALATVGEWISPLQIVIASAFLGLLNSLDAPLRHALAAPLVPDKDDLPNAIALNSLIFNVARFVGPPVAGIVLVMTSEAACFALNALSFLAVVVALLRIRIPHHPTAATPFLAAMLEGRQFVRRSFPTGKLLKQVALLNFFAASYVPLMPVFARDVFDGGPHTLGILLGSAGAGALGASVYLVMRPSVRGLTGVIASANLLAALALIGFALSETLWLGAAMLFLVGFGLISGNASTNTVLQTILPVALRGRVLALYTAANLGAAAVGSLVAGWWAESLAPEFAELAAGFALLIVGLHFRMKLEFLRMHLRPIYASLGIRHAVGTIGRSSADNRNTTLTGEPP; encoded by the coding sequence ATGAGTCTGGAGGAGCCGCTCCGGAGTGCTGAAGGCACCGCGGCGATTAGCTCGCGGATGTCCGTCCGGCCCTGGCGCGCGCTTCGCCACCGCAGCTATCGCCTCTTTTTCTGCGGCCAGTCCGTATCGCTGCTGGGTAGCTGGATTCAGCAGGTGGCGCTCGGCTGGCTCGCCTACCGTCTCAGCGGTTCCGCGGCCTTGCTCGGGGTCATCGCGTTTCTTGCGCAGGCCCCGCAGCTCATCGCCGCGCCGTTCGCCGGCATCCTCATCGACCGCTCGGACCCCAGGCGGCTGATGCTGGCGGTGCAACTGCTCATGCTGGCGCAGGCGAGCTTTCTCGCGCTTGCGACCGTCGGCGAATGGATCTCGCCGCTCCAGATCGTGATTGCGTCAGCCTTTCTCGGCCTGCTCAATAGTCTGGACGCCCCCCTACGGCACGCACTGGCAGCCCCCCTGGTCCCCGACAAGGACGATCTCCCAAACGCTATCGCCCTGAACTCGCTGATCTTCAACGTCGCCCGTTTCGTCGGTCCTCCGGTGGCCGGCATCGTGCTCGTGATGACTTCGGAGGCGGCTTGCTTCGCATTGAACGCCTTGTCGTTTCTCGCGGTTGTCGTCGCGCTGCTAAGGATCCGCATTCCGCATCACCCGACCGCCGCGACGCCATTCCTCGCTGCGATGCTGGAGGGGCGGCAGTTCGTGCGACGCAGCTTTCCCACAGGCAAATTGCTCAAGCAGGTGGCTCTTCTCAACTTTTTCGCCGCGAGCTACGTTCCGCTGATGCCCGTTTTCGCGCGTGATGTGTTCGACGGTGGCCCGCACACGCTTGGAATCCTCCTGGGCAGCGCGGGCGCAGGAGCGCTGGGAGCATCTGTGTACCTTGTCATGCGACCGTCGGTACGCGGACTGACCGGCGTCATAGCGTCCGCCAACCTGCTCGCCGCGCTCGCACTGATCGGCTTCGCGCTGAGTGAAACGCTCTGGCTCGGGGCGGCGATGCTCTTCCTTGTCGGTTTCGGGCTGATCAGTGGCAACGCATCGACCAATACCGTGCTGCAGACTATCCTCCCCGTCGCCCTGCGCGGCCGCGTTCTTGCGCTTTATACAGCAGCCAACCTTGGCGCCGCCGCAGTGGGAAGCCTGGTCGCCGGGTGGTGGGCCGAGTCTCTCGCCCCCGAATTCGCCGAGCTCGCGGCGGGGTTCGCGCTGCTGATCGTGGGCCTTCATTTCCGGATGAAACTCGAATTCCTGCGCATGCATCTGCGCCCGATCTACGCGTCACTCGGCATTCGGCACGCCGTCGGGA